In Corynebacterium matruchotii, a single genomic region encodes these proteins:
- a CDS encoding response regulator produces the protein MITIGLADDQPLVRTGFSLLINSQADMEASWQVADGTQVAHQKPVDIVLMDIQMPELNGIEATKQLIAANPDTKVIMLTTFDDEEFVAGAIAAGASGFLLKDVEPEELFDAIRLVYDGQAVLAPTATAHVLELLKHPNQPAAPTPSPAVAELTPRETVILRLIALGLTNQEIADHEYVSMATVKTHVRHILMKTNSRDRVHAVLFAYRTGVVSTDELLSGGQV, from the coding sequence ATGATAACCATCGGCCTTGCTGACGACCAACCCCTTGTCCGAACCGGCTTTAGCCTGCTCATCAATTCCCAAGCTGACATGGAAGCGAGTTGGCAGGTTGCCGACGGCACCCAGGTTGCGCACCAAAAACCCGTCGACATTGTGCTCATGGATATCCAAATGCCCGAACTCAACGGTATTGAGGCCACGAAACAGCTCATCGCCGCCAACCCCGACACCAAGGTCATCATGCTCACCACCTTTGATGATGAAGAATTTGTCGCCGGCGCCATCGCCGCCGGAGCCAGCGGTTTCCTTCTCAAAGATGTCGAGCCGGAAGAGCTTTTCGACGCCATCCGCCTCGTCTATGACGGGCAGGCGGTGCTCGCGCCCACCGCCACCGCCCACGTGCTGGAATTACTCAAACACCCCAACCAGCCCGCCGCACCAACCCCTTCACCGGCCGTGGCCGAACTCACCCCTAGAGAAACCGTTATTCTCCGGCTCATCGCCTTGGGCCTGACTAACCAGGAAATCGCCGACCACGAATACGTATCCATGGCCACCGTCAAAACCCATGTGCGGCACATTCTCATGAAAACCAATTCCCGTGACCGGGTCCACGCAGTGCTTTTCGCCTACCGTACTGGGGTAGTAAGCACCGACGAACTACTCTCTGGTGGCCAAGTCTAA